One genomic region from Falco rusticolus isolate bFalRus1 chromosome 19, bFalRus1.pri, whole genome shotgun sequence encodes:
- the S100A11 gene encoding protein S100-A11 → MPTETERCIESLLAVFQRYAGREGDSCKLSKREFVAFMNTELAAFTKNQKDPGVVDRMMKKLDLNSDGQLDFQEFLNLIGGIAVACHESLILKP, encoded by the exons ATG cccacagagacAGAACGCTGCATCGAGTCCCTGCTGGCCGTCTTCCAGCGGTACGCGGGGCGTGAAGGGGACAGCTGCAAGCTCTCCAAGAGGGAATTCGTGGCTTTCATGAACACCGAGCTGGCTGCCTTCACAAAG AATCAGAAGGACCCCGGCGTCGTGGACAGGATGATGAAGAAACTCGATTTGAATAGCGACGGGCAGCTAGACTTCCAGGAGTTCCTGAACCTCATCGGGGGCATCGCCGTGGCCTGCCACGAGTCCCTGATACTCAAGCCCTAG